The window TGAGTTCGTCCGCATGTGGGAACTTCAGGAGGTCGCCCGACGCTACGAGGACTGCAAGACCATCCTCCATCCCGAACTCGGCCGCATCGACGTCGACGCCCAGGTCCTGTTCACCGAGAACCGCGCCCAGACTCTGGTGGTCCTGACCACTCGCCCCGGCACGGAGAGCCACAGCAAGCTGGGACTGCTCTCCGTCATCGGGCACCAGCAGCTCGCCCCCTGATGTCCTGGCCCGGGGACCGGGCCGGGCTCGGCGCGGGAGGGGCCGCACAAGGGCAGCCTGGGATGGTGCAGCCCGCACGGCTTGTGCCCTGCGAGTTGCGGCCAAATATGTCGGCTCCCTGCGATGCCCGGGCTCTTCGCTCTGGCCACCGGTTTGACCGGACGCTGCCTCCGTTTTACTCTCGAAAGCATACGGAGGCGGCATCCGTTTTGATGTGACCGCAGGATCACGGCAGGCAGGAGGGTGCATGAGCGTCGGTGAACAGCGGGGACGCAAGCCCCGCGCGGACGTCCAGCGCAACCGCGCTTCCCTTCTGGAGACCGCGCAGCGTCACTTCCTGCAGCACGGGGTCGGCACCTCCCTCGAGGCGGTGGCCAAGGAGGCGGGCGTCGGGCCCGGCACCCTGTACCGGCACTTCCCCACCCGGGAGTCGCTGCTGGCGGCCGTGCTGCAGACGCGCTCCGAAGAACTGGTGGCCCGCCAGGCGGACATCGATCAGCTCGGCGACCCGGCCGAAGCGCTGGAGCAGTGGCTGCGGGCGATGGAAGAGTACTTCAGCGCCTTCAGTGGGCTGCCGGACCCGCTCATGGCTGCGGCCCGGGCGCAGGAGCCGGACAACCCGCTCACGATTCCCTGCGACATCCTCATCTCCGCCACCGATCAGTACGTGCGAGCCGCCCAGCTCGCGGGGCGCGTGCGCGCGTCGGTGCGGGGGCACGACCTGTTCCTCGCGGCCTGTTCCGTTGCCTGGATCAAGGGCACCGGTACCGAGGAGGAGTCGCTCGACCGGCTCCGCACGCTCATCGCGAGCGGCTACCGCGAGCAGGACACCCAGGCGTAAACCGCGCGGCACCCCGCTCCGCCCCCGCAACGCCAGGCGGCACCACCATCCATCCATCACATCGTGCTGCCCCCAGGGGCGGCACAACCTCCTAAGGAACAAATCATGAAAATTACTGTCATAGGCGCTGGCGCCATCGGCGGGAACCTCGCTGCCAAGCTCAGCACGGCCGGTCACGACGTCCAGGTGGCCGACGCCCGCGGCCCCGAGGCCGTCCGGGCAGACGTGCTGGAGTCCGGGGCCCGCGCGGCGGTCCTCTCCGACGCCGTCCAGGGCCGGGACGTCATCATCCTGTCGATCCCGTTCGGGGTGGCGGGCCAGCTGGCGGACCTGCTCGCGTCGGTGCCCGACGAGACGGTGGTCATCGACACCTCGAACTACTACCCCGGCATGCTCAGCGAGCCGATCGAGGCGGTGGACAACGGCCAGGTGGAGAGCGTGTACACTGCCCAGCTGCTCGGCCGCCCCGTGGTCAAGGCGTGGAACGCCGCGCTGGCCGAAACCCAGCGGACCAAGGGCGCCCCGGCCGGAACGCCCGGCCGCCTCGCCATCCCCGTCGCCGGCGACTCCGAGGAGGCGCGGAAGGTGGCCATGAGCCTGGTGGACGACACCGGCTTCGACCCCTACGACGCCGGCACACTGGCCGACTCCTGGCGTCAGCAGCCCAACAGCCCCGCCTACTGCACCGAACTGACCCTCGATGAGCTGCCGACGGCCCTGGCCGCGGCCGACCGCGACAAGGACGCGGCCGTCCGCGACAGCCTCCCGGAACGCTTCGCCGGCCTCGGCGCCAATCCCACCGTCGACGACATCGTCGAGATGAACCGTGCCGCCCACCGCTGAGAGGTCGTTGCTCAGCGTCCCTCGTACGGCGGGCAGGGCGCCAGGGCTCGGGTGTCGAATTCGACTCCGGCGTGGATGGGCAGGGTGCACTTATCCAGAGCTGCCGAGCCTTTGCGCAGGTTATGGCGCTTCAGGGGGTGAGGGACGCTGGGCACATTCCGTTGAGAGAGGCGGGAGCGGAGGGCTGCTTTGCGCGCTCGGAGCGCGAGCGCGCAGGGCAGCCAGCGCCAGGGGATCAAGTTAGCCGTTCCGGAAGCCCGCGCTCACACCCGCACCGACGCCGCCACCGGCAGGTGGTCGCTGCCGGTGGCCGGGAGGGTCCAGGCGGACCGCGGCTCCACACCGCGTACGAGGATGTGGTCGATCCGGGCCACCGGGAACGAGGCCGGCCAACTGGCACCGAACCCCGCGCCCGACTCAGCCTGCGCGGACCGCAGTTGGGAGGTGAGCCCGGAAAACGCCCGGTCGTCGGTCGTGCCGTTCAGGTCGCCCACGAGGATCGTGCGGGGGAGCGGCTCGGCGTGCACGGCGGCGGCGAGTCGCCGCGCGGCCGCGTCACGTGCGTCCGAGGTGAACCCCGAGCCGGCGGTGAAGCGGACGGACATCAGATGGACGACGAAGACCGCGACCGGTCCCTCGGGCGTGCGGACGGTGGCGCGCAGGGCACGTGGCCAGGGCGCGATGTCGACCGCACGGGCGTCGGCGACCGGATAGCTGCTCCACAGACCGACCGTGCCCTGCACGGAGTGGTACGGGTAGATGCCGGCCAGCGTTCTCTCGTACGCCGCGGTCGACGGGCCGCCCAGCTCTTCGAGAGCCACCACGTCCGCGCCGGAGTCGGCCAGTGCACGGGCGGTGCGCACCGGCCGCGGATTGTGTTCGTTGACGTTGTGCGTCACGACGGTCAGGTTGCCGCCGTCCTCTCGTTTGTCGACGAGTGTCCCGCCGAAGAGCGAGCACCAGACGACGGCCGGCAGCAGCACGGCCACGGACACGGCGGCCCTGGACCGGCGAGCCAGCGCGCACAGGAGCAGCAGCGGCACCGCCAGCCCCGTCCAGGGCAGGAAGGTCTCGACGAGGCTGCCGATACGGCCGACCCGGTTCGGGACGAGGGCATGGCCCAGCATCACCAGCGTGGCCAGGACCGCGAGCGAGCCGAGGACCATCGGCGGACGCCGGTCGCCGGTGTCCTCGTTCCGCGGGCGGATGGAATCGGGTTCGGGCCGGGCGGGCGCGGTGTCGAGGGAGTGTGTCACTGCCGTCTCACCGTGTTCCGGGCGAGGTCGTCGACAGCCATCGACGTACGCCCTCGATCAGCGCGTGGCTCGTGGCGAGAGCGGCCCGCAGCCCCTGCCGGGGGTCGGTGCCGGCGCGCTGGTGCAGCACCACTCCGAGGATCAGCCGGTCCCGGCCGTCCTTGTCGGACGCGGTGGCCGCCCACATCAGGGCGCCGCCGGCGGGAGTGCTGGAGCCGGTCTTGAGGCCGATCACGCTCGCCGTGCCGAGCAGGGTGTTGGTGTTGCGGATCGTCCCGGGGACACCGGGCACGGTGGTGCTGGGCATGGCGACGATGGTCCGGAACACCTTGTCGCGCATGACCCGGCGGGCCAGCCTCAGCTGGTCGGCCGAGGTGCTGGTGGTCGTGGGTTCGATGCCGCTGGCGCCGGTGTAGGTGGTGTGGCGCATGCCCAGGTCACGGGCGGCCCGGTTCATCTTCGTGACGAAGGCCTCCTGCGAGCCGGCGTTCCAGCGGGCCAGCAGCCGGGCGATGTTGTTGCCGGAGGGGATCAACAGCAGTTCCAGCAGCTGTCGTTCACTCAGCCGCATACCCTCCCTGACCGGCACGCTCGACTCCACGCCCGAGACGGACTCGTTCGCCGCGGTCCGGTCGACGGTGACGAGGGGGCCGTCCTCGCCCGCGCGCAGCGGACGGTCGCGGAGGATCACGTAGGCGGTCATCACCTTGGTGACGCTGGCGATCGGCACCGGTGTCCGCTCGCCCCGCGTACCGAGGTCACCGTGGGAGCCGAGGCCCTCGACCACCACGCTCGTCTGCCCCTCCGCCGGCCACGGCAGCGAACCCGCTCCGGTTTCCGGGCTGTTGCCGGAGGTGGGTACGGCGACGGCGAGGACCGCCAGGGTGACCAGTGCGGTGGCGCCCGCGGCGAGGCCGGCCGTGAAGCGCCGCCCGGACCGGTCGTGCCGGCGGGGCGGGAGCCATGAGCCGGTGGACCATGAGAACTGGGCCCGGCCTGCGCCGGGCTCTCCGGAAAAGGGAACCGGTGACATGGGAGGGACACCTCCAAGGGGGCGGGTGCGTGGCGTTCACGCACGTCGACCACCCTCCGCGGGGCGGATCTCCGCTCGGCTCCGGCCACGGATCGGCCACCGCTCGGCCGGGCATCCGTTCGGTATCGGCCGTTCGGCGTCAGCCAGCGGGCGGCAGCCGGAGGGTGGCGAGCGCCCCGCCATCGGGAGCGTTCGCGAACTCCAGCGACGCCCCGATGACCCGGGCCTGTCCCAGCGCGATGGTCAGTCCGAGGCCGTGCCCGTGGCCGCGCTCCGACGCACCCGTGCGAAATCGCTGCGGGCCGTCCGCGAGCAGCTCCGCCGGGAAGCCCGGGCCGTGGTCCCGTACGGTCACGGTCGTCCCGGCCACCTCGACCTCGACGGGCGTGCGGCCGTGCCGGTGGGCGTTGACGACGAGGTTGGCGACGATCCGGTCGAGCCGGCGCGGATCGGTCTCCGCCGACAGGGCACCGGTGGCGGTGAACCGCGTGTCCAGAGCGGTGCGGGCCACGGACTCTCCGACCATCTCGGCGAGCGGTACGGGCCTGAGTTCGGCCCGCTCGGCGCCCGCGTCGAGCCGGGAGATCTCCAGCAGTTCCTCCACCAGCGTCCGCAGCACCCCCACCCGGTCACGCACCAGGTCGGTGGTCTCACCCTCGGGAAGCAGCCCGCTCGCGGTCACCAAGCCCATGAGTGGCGTACGCAACTCATGGGCGACATCGGCGGTGAAGCGCTGCTCGGTCAGCAGACGTTCGCGCAGACTGTCGGCCATCGAGTCGACGGTGGCCGAGATCTCGGTGATCTCGTCACCGCCCCGGCCACCGGCCGCGGTCCTGGCGGCCAGGTCGCCCCCGGCGATCCGGCGGACGGTCCGCGCCACCCGGCGCAGCCTCCGGTTCGGCAACTCGGCGGCGAGCGCCGACAGCGGTACGACGACCGCCAGCGCCGCCAGGGAGTACTTCCACATGTGCCGGTCCAGCGCCCGGCGGGTGAGCAGGTCGGAGGTCATGTCGGTGTTCACCGCCACGGGAGCGCCACGGAGGGTCCGAACGGCCCACATCGAGGGGTGGTCGCCGGGGCCGTCGCCGTCGTACCAGGTGGCGGAGCCGACCGCCCTGCCCTGCCGGTCCTGGAGGCGGCGCAGGAGTTCGTCGGGCATCTCCCCGGGCGAGACGACCAGACCGTCGGGCGGGACGCCGTCCCGCTCGTAGTCCTCCACAGCGTCGGACAACTGGGTCAGGGCCTTGGCCGCACCGTCGTTCATCGACCGTTCCAGGGTGCTGCGGTGGACCAGCAGCCCGACGGTCACCGCGATGGCACAGCACGCCATGGTGACGAGCAGCGCGATCTTCCAGCGCAGCGAACGCCAGTGCGGCAGCGCGCGCACCACGTCAGCGCCGCAGCTTGTAGCCGAAGCCGCGGACGGTCTCGATCCGCTCGGCCCCGATCTTCTTCCGCAGGCGCTGCACGCACAGGTCGACCACGCGGCTGTCGCCGTCCCAGCCGTAGTCCCACACGTCGCGCAGCAGGGTCTGCCGGTCCAGCACGATGCCCGGGTTCGCGGTGAACTCCAGCAGCAGCCGCAGTTCGGTGGGGGCCAGCGCGACCGGTTCACCGGCCCTGAACACCTCCAGGCCGCCCGTGTCGATGACCAGGTCGCCGAAGACGAGCCGAGCGTGCCGGTCGCGGCCGGGCCTCCCCGACCGGTCCGGCGCGTCCGGCTGGTCCGACAGGCCCGGACGATCGGCCACTTGCCCGGCCGCCGGGCCGGGGGCCGGAGTGAATGTGGCCCGCCGCAGCAGCGAACGGATCCGGGCCACCAGCACGGCGGTGTCGACGGGCTTGACCACGTAGTCGTCGGCCCCTGCCTCCAGGCCGGAGACGACATCCAGGGCGTCGCCGCGCGCTGACATCATCAGGACGGGATCCACGCTGGTCTCCCGGATCCGGCGGCACAGCCCGATGCCGTCGAGGTTGGGCAGCATCACGTCCAGCAACAGCAGGTCGTGCCGGCCCTCCCGGAACAGTTCGAGTCCGGTCAGGCCGTCGGCGGCAGCGGTGACGCGGTAGCCGTAGCGCTCCAGCGCCATCGTGACGGATCTGCGGATCACCGCGTCGTCCTCGACGAGCAGGATCGTCACGGGCGCGGGCGCGGGCGCGGGCGCGCCCCCGTCAGCTGCTGAAGCGGGCATCTTTTCCGTCCGGAGGTAGGTTCGGGGGCTCTCACCCTGCCAGAACCGTGCCTCCACCCAGGCTCAACCGTGTATCAGCCACGTATCGGCGATCTCGCGGCGGGATCGCGGGCCACGAGGTCCGGGAGGCAACAGACGAAAGCCTCGAGCGTGTAGCCCTGATCCAGCAGGTCACCTGGACCTGCCTTCGCCAAGCACGCGGCATTGAGGAAGACGGCTGGTCGGCAGCGCATGAGTCCCTGTCGGAGAGCATCGATCCATTGGGTCGAATCGAATCCGAGTGAAGCCGCCCGCGAAGGGAGCGCCTTGACCCAGTACGCCACCGGTGTGGTTCAGTCCGGGATGACGTGCCCGAGCCCATGAGAGGCGAGTTGGTCGCGGAACGGCTTCCAGATGGTGGGGTCGGCCAGGTTCGTGAAGAGCCCGGTGCAGGTGTTCGTGTCGCCGGTCACGAGCCCGTACACGACCGCTTTGCCGGAAGCCTTCGTATCGAACAGCGGTCCCCCACTGTCCCCCGGGCCGACCCGGGATTCGGCGGTGCCCGCGCAGATGAACTCCTTGTCCCAGGCACCGCCCTCCGTGTCGAACTTGTTGACGGGCAACTTCACTTCGTGCATACGGGACGGCTTGTTCGGATCGTCGAGATCGGTACGTCCCCAACCGGCGGCGCGTACGAGACGCCCCGGCCGCAGCTGCGTTCCCAGCGGTGGCAGGGCCGCGCGAGGCTGGTCGACCGAGCTGTCGAGCACGATGAGCCCCAGGTCCGTGTTGGTCGCGGTGTCGAAGTCGGGGTGGCTGTAGACGGAGAAGCGGTCGCCGGTCACCACTGTTCCGCCGGGCGTGCTCGAGTCGGTCCGCCCCAGGACCAGCCGGATCTTGACCATGCCCTGCTCGGCGAACCTGGCGCAGTGCGCCGCCGTGGAGACAACGCGGCTGTGGACGAGTGCTCCACCGCAGTAGTGCGACCAGGTCCCGTCGTCGCCCTGTTGCTCGATCTGTACGACGAAGGGCCGCTCGCCGTCCGGTACCGGCACTCCACCGACGATCGCCGAAGCGACGGGGGCCACGGCGAACACGGTTCCCAACGCGCAGACCCCCGCGAGGGAGGTGACCGCCCGTCGGCTCACTGACTTGCGCAAGGTGGACTCACTTCCGTCTGCCACCGGGCGCGGCCCCAGCGGACTCTTGGGGTGGCCGACGCCCGGCCGCCCCTTCCGGTGAGGATTATGAGTCCGTCATTTCTCCGGCAGGCCTCCGTCCCGTATCGGGCCGATCGCGGCCTCCGCTCGGCTGTGTAGCAGCGCGAGGGAAGTCACGAGGGTGTATTCCAGGGGGAGTTGGGGTCGGCGGCCTTGGAGAGGAGTTCACGGCCCATGCAGCGGCGGGCTTCGGACCTTTTCAAGGAGTCCGTCAGCTCGGCTCGCTGGCGTGCCCTTCTCCTCGTAGGGAACGCTGACCGAACGCGAGATACCGGCTGAAGGCTTCGTGGCTGTCGGGCGTGAAGCGCCACTCCAGCAGGGCCGACCGCAGCTCCGGCTCGGTCAGCCAGCCATGCCAGGCGACTTCATCAGCATCGGCGGCCACGGCGTCCGGCACCACGGCTTCGTGCACGCCGAGCCAGTGAGGACTCGAACCGCTGCGGTTGATGAACGTGAACAGCAAACGCGGCAGCACACGAATGCCCAGCTCTTCAGCCATCTCCCGTGCAGCGGCCTGTTCATAGGACTCACCGACATCCACGGCGCCACCGACCACGACCTCGTAGAGCCCGGGGAAGCGCGACAGCTGCTCCGACCGCCGGTGAACGAGGATCCGCCCACGCTCATCACGACACACCGTCACGGCGACCCGGTGCAGCAATCCCTCCCGGACGGCCTGCCGACGGCTGACCACCACCCCCAGCACACGATCTTGATCGTCGACACGCTCCACCAGTTCGTCCACGACGCACACCCTGGCAGAGCCCACAGACAACGCCGCTCCTCGGAGACCCGTGGAGGTCGTCCCGAGAGCACCTGCACCAGGAGGCCGGACGCGGATGACGGCGGTTGTCGTGCACATGCGACACCCATCGTGCTCAGGCACACACGGATGTAGGCGACGCGCTGGTGTGGGGTGCGGCCCGGCGCGGCCGGTCCGCTGTGCGGTGCCGGGCGACACCGCTGGATCGGTACGGCATCACGGTCTCGGAGGGCCATATCCGGGGCGGGAACAAGCTCTGGTCGCTGACACCCCACGGCCTGGACGCGGCCGCGGAAGCCCTGGGCAGGCGGACGGACCAGATGGGCGGTACAGCCCGGGGGCGCGACCCGCTCGGGTGCCCGGCCGGGGGCACCTCCCGCCCCGGCCGCAGGGCAGGGCGTGGCGGCAGCTCCGGCCCGGTCCCGGGCCGTCGCCGATGCCGCAACCCGGGGACGGCCAGGGACAGCCCGCGGCCTGTCGCCGGGTGGACCTTGTCGAGGTGCGTCATGGAGGGGCAGCTCCAGCTCCCCGGCGGCTTGACGTGCGGGCCAGCTCGGGTTGCCCGACCCACCGGCAGTGCATCGTCGTGCTGTCGGTTTCGTCACCGGTCCGCGGAGTGCTTGTGGCTGGGGTCCAACCGGAAGTCGGGACACTCGCGGTTTTGACATGCGCCCGGGCCCCACACGGGAACGAACACGCCGAGGGTCTTGTGGCGGTGGGCTACAGGCGGCACGGACCGCCTGCAGGTCGGACACGCGTACGCTTCAGGCTTGCGCTTCATTTTGACCATATTTTTACGATATGCCCGTATTGGCCCGTCGGGAAGTGCACTGCTTCCTCGCCGCCCCGAGCGCGAGCGGGATTCAGCGTCCCGGCGTGCTGAACCGGTTGAGGACTCAGGGCCATCCATCACAGGTGGTGAGCCGGGCTGCTCATTGGTCTCGGAGGCGTCTGCCTGTTCGTCGGCCTGTTCCTGGGCGTCTGCCGGAGCGGGCCTTCTGAGGCTGAGCACCACGGAGCCCGCCAGGACGCAGACAATGACTGCGAGGCTGATCGGCGAGGGGATTTCCGGGATGCCGGGGCTGATCAACTTGTGGGATGCCTGGAAGATGAGCTTGACGCCGATGAACGCCAGGATGATCGCGAGCCCCCTGTTCAGGTAGTGGAAGCGGTCCAGGAGGCCGGCGAGCATGAAGTAGAGGGCCCGCAGGCCGAGGATGGCGAACGCGTTGCTGGTGTAGACGATGAAGGCGTCGTCGCTGACCGCGAGGACGGCCGGGACACTGTCGACGGCGAAGATCAGGTCGGCGGCCTCGATCGCAGCGACCACCGCGAGCAGCGGGGTCGCCATCCGTTTGCCGGCCTCTTTGACGAAGAACTTCGCCCCGGCATACTCGTCCCGCACCGGGATGATCTTACGGAGCATCCGTACGGCGAAGCTCTTGCCCGGGTCGAAGCTCTCCTGCTCGTCCTTGAGGAGCTTGTAGGTGCTGTAGAAGAGGACCGCCGCGAAGGCGAACAGCACCGCGGTGAATCGGCTGACCACGGCCACGCCGAGGGAGAGGAAGATCCCGCGGAAGACAAGCGCGCCGATGACGCCGAAGAACAGCACGCGGTGCTGGTAGGCCCGGGGCACCTTGAAGTACGCGAAGATCACCGCGAAGACGAAGAGGTTGTCCACCGACAGGCTCTTCTCCAGCAGCCAGGCTGTCGTGTACTCGGTGCCGGCCGTCGTGCCGAGAACGAGGAAGACGACCGCGCCGAAGATCAGGGCGAGGCTCACCCACAGCCCGCTCCAGGCGGCTGCCTCCTTGAAGCCGATGACGTGCGCGGTGCGGTGGGACAGCAGGTCCACCGCCAGCGACACGACGACCGTCGCGGCGAACGCCCCCCACAGCCAGAGCGGCACCTCAAGCACGCCGAACACCTCACCATGGCCCGCGCGAAATACGCCGGCCCCTATACAGGAGTGTCCGGCATTGCGCCGCCGCGAGCATGCGGAGCGGGTGAGGCCGGACGGTACGGAGACGCAGAGGTTCCCACGTGCCTTCTGAAGCGGGGATGCGACAGGCAATGAGCTCGCCGGGATGGCGCCCGGGGCTTGCACCGCATCCTGCGTCGGTCGGCGGGTGAGGACTGCCCGGCCCGAGGCGACCGGGACCGAGGAAATGCCCTGGCTGCTAGAGGCGGGTCGACCGGCCCGCCAGGGCTGTGGTGAGTTCCGCTCGGCGGCTGATGCCGAGTTTGCGGTAGGCGCTGGTCAGGTGGCTCTCGACAGTGCGGCGGGCGAGGTGCAGCAGCTCCGCTATCTCGGTGTTCGTGCGACCGTCGGCCGCGAGGGAGGCTATCCGGCGTTCGCTGCCGGTGAGTGCGCCCGCCCCCGTGAGTGCCCGCGCGGTGCGGCGGGCGCCGCCCTCGTGCAGGGCCGCTTCGGCCACGTCCCGCATCCGGAGTGCGCCCAGTCGTTCGGCACGCTCGGCGGCCTCCCGTAAGGCGGTACGGGCCCGGGGCCGCTCTTTGGCCGCGGTGAGCAGGCGCCCCTGTGCGACGAGAGCTGGAATGAGCTCCACGTCGACCGTGGCGTCCCGCAGTACCTGTACGGCTCGGTCCGCGAGGTCCAGGCCGCGGTTGCCGCCGGTCGCCGTGCCGAGAACCCGCAGGGCCCGGCCCACGAGCCGAGGAGTGTTCCACACCATGGCCAGCCGGAGTTCCTCCTGCGCCAGGTCGAGGGCTTCGCGAGGCCGGCCGAGCGCCAGATGGCACTCCGCCGCGGCGGTCCGCCAGGGGGTGACGACCGGGCTCGTCACGTCCCGCGACGACTGACGGCGCCCGCACTCCAGGAAGTCGTCGAGCGCGCCCGCCGGATCCCCCGCGGCGGCGTGCAGCACACCGCGGGCGTACAGGAAGCGGTTCAACTCCCAGGAGTCGTGCGGGTTCCGCGGTTCGAGGCTGTCCGCGCGCCGGACGGCCTCGTCCGTACGACCGGTCTTCACCAGCGCTACGAGAGCCTGGGCCTGTGCGTTGGCCGGGCCCTGCCGGGTCCCGGCGAGCCGCCACACATCCGAGTCGGCGAGCAGCTCCGCGTATGCGCCGCGCGCGGCGGCGATGTCGGTCCGTACGTTCAGCAGTGCCATGTGCATCGGGTGCAGCAGGGAGATGCGCTGTCCGGCCAGTCCCCGCTCGACGAGCCGTTCCGCCTCGTCGAGCCGGTCGGCCCACTGGGCGACGGCGGCGGCCGTGCCCAGCAGGAAGGCCTCCGCGAGCGGGTCGGCCGGCTGGGCCAGCAGGGCGCGGATCCGGCGCATCGCGGAGGCCGCCGAGGTCAGGCCGGCCGTCGACTCGTACCGCACCAGCAGCGCCTGTCCGGCCGTGCCGACCGACTCCGGTGACCGCTCGGCGGTCGCCCGGAGCCAGCGGTACACCTCCTGCCGCACCCCCGGATCGTGGTCCGACAGCGCCGCGGAGGCGGTCTGCACCGTTCGGACCAGGCCCGGATGGTCGCCCAGGTGCTCGTCCAGGTCGCGGAGCACGCCGACCGCCGAACGGGCGTCGCCCTGCCGGGCCAGTGCTGTGCCCAGCGCGACTGCCGTAAGCACCCGGCCCTGCGGCGGACCCGGCAGCCGCAGGGCCTCGGTGAGCCGGGGGATACCGGCCGTCGACCGGACGGTGATGTACTCCAGGGAGCCCAACTCGGTGAGGACCAGGGCTCGGCGGGCGGCCGGCATCGGCTCGTCGAGGGCGCGGCGCAGGAACGCCATGGCGTCCCTGCCGCGGCCGTTCTGGACCGTCAGGGCCGCCGCGTCGAGGAGGACGTCGATCGCCCACTCCTCGCCGACCGGGCCGGTCCGCAACAACTGCACGGCCACCGCTTCGGCGCGGTCGCCGCGGCGCAGCATCGCCTCGGCCGCCGTCCGGTGTGCCGCCTGCCGTCGGGCACTCGTCCAGCCGCTCAACACCGCGTCGCGCAGCAGCGGATGGGCGTAGCGGGGCCGCCCGTCGGGAGCCGGGCGCAGGAGCCCGAGGCGGGTCATGGCGGTGAGCCAGCCCGACACCCGGGAAGGATCGGCGCCGGCCATCTCGGCCAGCAGCTCGGCACGGCCGACCTCGAAACCGTCGTCGAAGCCGTCTTCAGGGCCGCCGGCCCCGGCGGCGTCCAACGCGGCGAGCGCACGGGCCACTTCGGTGGTCGCGGACCCGGCACTGTCCAGCCACCAGGCGACCGCGGCCGGATAGGAGCCGGGATACAGGGCGGCGCAGGTGTTCGGCACCGGCGGTGTGGGAGCACCGACCGAGCAGTCCGTCCGGAGGTCGTCCAGCAGGGCCCCTAACAGCAGGGGACTGCCCGCTGCGGCCCGCACACAGTCGTCCACCCACTCCTGTGGAGCGCCGCCGTGGACCGAACGGACCAGCTCCGCCGCGGCGTTCGCGCTCAGCGGGGCGAGCGTGTGGGGCCGTACGAGGGCGGGCGAGAGCGAGTGGGCCAGGCTGGGCGACGGCGAGTCGATGTCGTACTGGCTCCGCTCGGTCACCACCATCAGTATCGGCAGCCGGTCGATCCGCCGGGCGGCCTCGACCAGCCAGCGGCGCGAAAGGTCGTCGGCGCAGTGGACATCGTCCACGGCCACCAGAAGCGGGGCCCCGGCCCCATAGGACAGCAGCAGCTGCCACAGCCGGGCGGGACGACTCCGGCTGTCCGGGGCTCCGTAGGGGGCCTCGTCCGTGGCCTGCTCGAACTCCGGTTCGGAACCGAGCAGTTGGAGGACGGTGTCGAACGGCACGGTGGAGGTGTCCGGCGAACAGCGGGCCCGCAGCACTCGCATGCCGTGCGTCGACGCGTGGTCGGTGACCGCCTCCAGAAGAGCGGTGCGGCCCGTGCCCGACGCACCTCTGAGCAGCACCAGGCGGCCGGTGCCGACGCGGGCGCGCTCGACCTCCGAGGTCACCAGCTCCATGGCTTCCCGGCGTTCGTGAAGCGGTCCCGCTCCGGACATCGCTGCCTCTCGTTCCAGCCGTCGCACGGCTGATTTCGTGGTGCGTCTCGTGGTGCTCCACGTTGTTCGAACCACACCGGGCACAGGAGTGTGGTTCTGGCCCTCTGGCTACTAACACCACGGGAATGGCACGCAGATGGACAGCGGGGAAACGGTTGGGCAGTTCGATCCGGAGCACGCCTCTCGGCACCGCGAAATCAGGACACCGGAGTCCGGTGGCGGTCCCCACCCCGGATGAACACGCGACCGTGCCGTTCAACTCGCATGCAAGGAGTGGCGGGTTGTCGGCCGACAGCACGCCCCGTCCGCGCGCCGAACAGGAGAGAACCCCTTGCGCGCTCCACGAGTTCCCGATCGGTCCGACGGGGACCGGCTGATGAGGCCGCACGGGGACGCCATGGGTGAGCACCGTGCGGAAGAGGCTCCTCCCGCACCGGTCGACAAGCTTCTCGCTGCTTCGGTCGCCAGACGCTTCTACCTCGAGAA of the Streptomyces aurantiacus genome contains:
- a CDS encoding S1 family peptidase, which translates into the protein MRKSVSRRAVTSLAGVCALGTVFAVAPVASAIVGGVPVPDGERPFVVQIEQQGDDGTWSHYCGGALVHSRVVSTAAHCARFAEQGMVKIRLVLGRTDSSTPGGTVVTGDRFSVYSHPDFDTATNTDLGLIVLDSSVDQPRAALPPLGTQLRPGRLVRAAGWGRTDLDDPNKPSRMHEVKLPVNKFDTEGGAWDKEFICAGTAESRVGPGDSGGPLFDTKASGKAVVYGLVTGDTNTCTGLFTNLADPTIWKPFRDQLASHGLGHVIPD
- a CDS encoding NUDIX domain-containing protein; translation: MDELVERVDDQDRVLGVVVSRRQAVREGLLHRVAVTVCRDERGRILVHRRSEQLSRFPGLYEVVVGGAVDVGESYEQAAAREMAEELGIRVLPRLLFTFINRSGSSPHWLGVHEAVVPDAVAADADEVAWHGWLTEPELRSALLEWRFTPDSHEAFSRYLAFGQRSLRGEGHASEPS
- a CDS encoding AAA family ATPase, translating into MSGAGPLHERREAMELVTSEVERARVGTGRLVLLRGASGTGRTALLEAVTDHASTHGMRVLRARCSPDTSTVPFDTVLQLLGSEPEFEQATDEAPYGAPDSRSRPARLWQLLLSYGAGAPLLVAVDDVHCADDLSRRWLVEAARRIDRLPILMVVTERSQYDIDSPSPSLAHSLSPALVRPHTLAPLSANAAAELVRSVHGGAPQEWVDDCVRAAAGSPLLLGALLDDLRTDCSVGAPTPPVPNTCAALYPGSYPAAVAWWLDSAGSATTEVARALAALDAAGAGGPEDGFDDGFEVGRAELLAEMAGADPSRVSGWLTAMTRLGLLRPAPDGRPRYAHPLLRDAVLSGWTSARRQAAHRTAAEAMLRRGDRAEAVAVQLLRTGPVGEEWAIDVLLDAAALTVQNGRGRDAMAFLRRALDEPMPAARRALVLTELGSLEYITVRSTAGIPRLTEALRLPGPPQGRVLTAVALGTALARQGDARSAVGVLRDLDEHLGDHPGLVRTVQTASAALSDHDPGVRQEVYRWLRATAERSPESVGTAGQALLVRYESTAGLTSAASAMRRIRALLAQPADPLAEAFLLGTAAAVAQWADRLDEAERLVERGLAGQRISLLHPMHMALLNVRTDIAAARGAYAELLADSDVWRLAGTRQGPANAQAQALVALVKTGRTDEAVRRADSLEPRNPHDSWELNRFLYARGVLHAAAGDPAGALDDFLECGRRQSSRDVTSPVVTPWRTAAAECHLALGRPREALDLAQEELRLAMVWNTPRLVGRALRVLGTATGGNRGLDLADRAVQVLRDATVDVELIPALVAQGRLLTAAKERPRARTALREAAERAERLGALRMRDVAEAALHEGGARRTARALTGAGALTGSERRIASLAADGRTNTEIAELLHLARRTVESHLTSAYRKLGISRRAELTTALAGRSTRL